In Janibacter sp. CX7, a single genomic region encodes these proteins:
- a CDS encoding VOC family protein, translating into MASKLNPYLNFDGNAREAMEFYQSVLGGELLVHTFGDSMPDAGEIADQVMHASLVTDAGYTIFASDTPPGMTRTLGTQITVSISGDETELLRGYWAGLTEGAQVEVPLEMQMWGDEYGSFTDRYGIPWMVNIAGPGQQG; encoded by the coding sequence ATGGCTTCGAAACTCAACCCGTACCTCAACTTCGACGGCAACGCCCGCGAGGCGATGGAGTTCTACCAGTCGGTCCTCGGCGGTGAGCTGCTCGTCCACACCTTCGGCGACAGCATGCCCGATGCCGGCGAGATCGCCGACCAGGTGATGCACGCCAGCCTCGTCACCGACGCCGGCTACACGATCTTCGCCAGCGACACCCCGCCGGGCATGACCCGCACCCTCGGCACCCAGATCACCGTGAGCATCAGCGGTGACGAGACCGAGCTGCTGCGCGGCTACTGGGCCGGCCTCACCGAGGGCGCCCAGGTCGAGGTGCCCCTCGAGATGCAGATGTGGGGTGACGAGTACGGCTCCTTCACCGACCGCTACGGCATCCCGTGGATGGTCAACATCGCCGGGCCCGGGCAGCAGGGCTGA
- a CDS encoding cysteine hydrolase family protein, with amino-acid sequence MSEQTPDTPALPDLDDAWLVVVDPQRIFADPTSEWGSPMFDAALGPIKSLRSGFGAARTIVTRWVPGPERPGSWGPYFERWGFADRPATDPVFDLVTPAAGWSSRGSIDLSTFGKWGEPLTRIIGETPTIVLAGVSTDCCVISTALPAADAGATVVVAADACAGSTQDNHEAALQVMSLYSPQIEVSTSAAVLAAR; translated from the coding sequence ATGAGCGAGCAGACCCCCGACACCCCGGCCCTCCCCGACCTCGACGACGCCTGGCTCGTCGTCGTCGACCCGCAGCGCATCTTCGCCGACCCGACGTCCGAGTGGGGGTCGCCGATGTTCGACGCCGCCCTCGGGCCGATCAAGTCGCTGCGCTCCGGCTTCGGTGCGGCGCGCACCATCGTCACCCGCTGGGTGCCGGGCCCGGAGCGTCCGGGCTCGTGGGGTCCCTACTTCGAACGGTGGGGCTTCGCCGACCGACCGGCCACCGACCCGGTCTTCGACCTCGTCACCCCGGCCGCCGGCTGGAGCAGCCGTGGGTCGATCGACCTGTCGACCTTCGGCAAGTGGGGCGAGCCGCTCACGCGCATCATCGGCGAGACCCCGACCATCGTGCTCGCCGGGGTCTCGACGGACTGCTGCGTCATCTCGACGGCCCTGCCCGCAGCAGATGCCGGCGCCACGGTGGTCGTGGCGGCCGACGCCTGCGCGGGCTCGACCCAGGACAACCACGAGGCCGCCCTGCAGGTGATGAGCCTCTACTCGCCGCAGATCGAGGTCTCGACGAGCGCTGCGGTGCTCGCCGCGCGCTGA
- a CDS encoding LysR family transcriptional regulator ArgP, translating into MQIDQLRALLAVVDEGTFEAAAGALSITPSAVSQRIKALEAAAGRVLVERSTPVRATIAGTGVVRTARQMVLLADQLRSDLGEGGSAPVDLPVAVNADSLATWFEPVLGVAAGWDDTRLHLEVEDEEYSADHLRRGAVVGAVTADPVPVAGCRTEPLGSMRYLPVAAPELAERHARGRGYDWSAMPVLRFNAKDDLQHGVLRDLGVVTAPPVSQVPSSEGFAAAVRAGLGWAMLPEAQCGEDLESGRLVLLRQRAHRDVPLFWQVWRLQTPRVERLGEAVHAAAHRLRPPAVGGRI; encoded by the coding sequence ATGCAGATCGATCAGCTCCGTGCCCTCCTGGCCGTCGTCGACGAGGGGACCTTCGAGGCGGCAGCGGGTGCCCTGTCCATCACGCCGTCGGCCGTGAGCCAGCGGATCAAGGCGCTCGAGGCCGCCGCGGGCCGCGTCCTCGTCGAGCGGAGCACGCCGGTGCGGGCGACGATCGCCGGGACCGGGGTCGTGCGCACCGCCCGCCAGATGGTCCTGCTCGCCGACCAGCTGCGCTCCGACCTGGGCGAAGGGGGGTCCGCCCCCGTCGACCTGCCGGTCGCGGTCAACGCCGACTCGCTCGCGACGTGGTTCGAGCCGGTGCTCGGCGTGGCCGCGGGGTGGGACGACACCCGCCTGCACCTCGAGGTCGAGGACGAGGAGTACAGCGCCGACCACCTGCGTCGCGGCGCGGTCGTCGGGGCGGTGACCGCCGACCCGGTGCCCGTCGCCGGCTGCCGGACCGAGCCGCTCGGGTCGATGCGCTACCTGCCGGTCGCGGCGCCGGAGCTCGCGGAGCGGCACGCGCGTGGACGTGGGTACGACTGGTCGGCGATGCCGGTGCTGCGCTTCAACGCCAAGGACGACCTGCAGCACGGGGTGCTGCGCGACCTCGGTGTCGTCACCGCGCCGCCGGTCTCGCAGGTGCCCTCGTCGGAGGGCTTCGCCGCCGCGGTGCGGGCCGGGCTCGGCTGGGCGATGCTGCCCGAGGCGCAGTGCGGCGAGGACCTCGAGAGCGGGCGCCTGGTGCTCCTGCGGCAGCGGGCGCACCGCGACGTCCCGCTCTTCTGGCAGGTGTGGCGGCTGCAGACTCCTCGGGTCGAGCGTCTGGGCGAGGCGGTGCACGCTGCCGCTCACCGATTGAGGCCTCCGGCTGTCGGCGGTCGGATCTAG
- a CDS encoding cytosine permease: MSADSSGGTLDQVRRAGVETTGIEIIDEADRTARPADLFWPWFAANVSVFGISYGSFVLDFGISFWQALLVSVIGIVVSFLLCGLVAVAGKRGSAPTMVISRAAFGVQGQKLPGVVSWIVSIGWETFLAIMATLATATVMRELGWGGGTPTKVVAMLVVAALIVTASVAGYHLIMRLQSWLTWLTGLATIVYVALTVSHIDWSALTALESGSFQQVIGALIMVMTGFGLGWINIAADWSRYQSREASSGAIVAWNTFGGALAPALLVAYGIGLAGSDETLRAGIVADPVGTLATILPTWYLVIFGIAAVLALVSGAVLGIYSSGLTLLSLGVRIPRPAAAGIDGLLLTLGTIYVVFFAENFLGPFQSFLITLGVPLAAWAGIFLSDLALRRRDYDEEALFDARGRYGSVDWISIGTMVLTSVIGWGLVTNAMPDSTWNNWQGYLLKAFMGTELVEDPAGSYWAGDWSYANLGVIAALVLAFVITYVARRGVVRRQEER; this comes from the coding sequence ATGAGCGCTGACTCCTCCGGCGGCACCCTCGACCAGGTCCGACGCGCCGGCGTCGAGACCACCGGCATCGAGATCATCGACGAGGCGGACCGCACCGCCCGCCCCGCCGACCTCTTCTGGCCGTGGTTCGCGGCCAATGTGTCGGTCTTCGGCATCTCCTACGGCAGCTTCGTCCTCGACTTCGGCATCTCCTTCTGGCAGGCGCTGCTCGTCTCGGTCATCGGCATCGTCGTCTCCTTCCTCCTCTGCGGCCTCGTCGCCGTCGCCGGCAAGCGCGGCTCGGCCCCGACGATGGTCATCTCGCGGGCGGCCTTCGGCGTCCAGGGGCAGAAGCTGCCGGGCGTCGTCTCGTGGATCGTCTCGATCGGCTGGGAGACCTTCCTGGCGATCATGGCGACGCTCGCGACGGCGACCGTCATGCGCGAGCTCGGCTGGGGCGGCGGCACGCCGACCAAGGTCGTCGCGATGCTCGTCGTCGCCGCCCTCATCGTCACCGCGTCGGTCGCCGGCTACCACCTGATCATGCGGCTGCAGTCATGGCTCACCTGGCTCACCGGCCTCGCGACGATCGTCTACGTCGCCCTGACGGTCAGCCACATCGACTGGTCGGCCCTGACCGCCCTCGAGAGCGGCTCCTTCCAGCAGGTCATCGGCGCCCTCATCATGGTCATGACCGGGTTCGGCCTCGGCTGGATCAACATCGCCGCCGACTGGTCGCGCTACCAGAGCCGCGAGGCCTCCTCGGGCGCGATCGTCGCGTGGAACACCTTCGGCGGCGCCCTCGCCCCCGCCCTGCTCGTCGCCTACGGCATCGGCCTCGCCGGCTCCGACGAGACCCTGCGTGCCGGCATCGTCGCCGACCCGGTCGGCACCCTCGCGACGATCCTGCCGACCTGGTACCTCGTGATCTTCGGCATCGCCGCGGTGCTCGCGCTCGTCTCCGGCGCCGTGCTCGGCATCTACTCCTCGGGCCTGACGCTGCTCAGCCTCGGCGTGCGCATCCCTCGGCCGGCCGCCGCCGGCATCGACGGGCTGCTGCTGACCCTCGGCACGATCTACGTCGTCTTCTTCGCGGAGAACTTCCTCGGACCCTTCCAGTCCTTCCTCATCACCCTCGGCGTGCCGCTGGCTGCCTGGGCGGGCATCTTCCTGTCCGACCTCGCCCTGCGCCGACGCGACTACGACGAGGAGGCGCTCTTCGACGCCCGCGGACGGTACGGCTCCGTCGACTGGATCTCGATCGGCACGATGGTGCTCACCTCGGTCATCGGCTGGGGCCTGGTGACCAATGCGATGCCCGACTCGACGTGGAACAACTGGCAGGGCTACCTGCTCAAGGCCTTCATGGGCACCGAGCTCGTCGAGGACCCGGCCGGCAGCTACTGGGCCGGCGACTGGTCCTACGCCAACCTCGGCGTCATCGCCGCGCTCGTCCTGGCCTTCGTCATCACCTACGTCGCCCGCCGCGGCGTCGTGCGCCGGCAGGAGGAGCGATGA